One segment of Gemmatimonadota bacterium DNA contains the following:
- a CDS encoding phytanoyl-CoA dioxygenase family protein — MFCDTEKRQYRKQGFFIVNDAVDPDMLKPLLEAAIRAKQKVRSDEVDLYTHRSEDGEPWAIRGLFAPEMNEPIFAEYLMSEPIMKYTRAFLGTQLQLGGSLIFTNPYQADYGFGWHRDFGSKERDGSYRVEMEILNRPQRGLRWHLALVDDYCLQIVPGSHKRYRTAHERRCLLEERHDDIPGQYAVPLKAGQTVFWTGNLIHRGVMKKDVERLTLSGSWSMYAKDSKPSEVDPRLKWMLADNVREFLPKEMRPLYDRWRVLQKS; from the coding sequence ATGTTTTGCGACACCGAGAAACGGCAGTACAGAAAACAGGGGTTTTTTATTGTCAATGACGCCGTCGATCCCGATATGCTAAAACCCTTGTTAGAGGCTGCGATTCGCGCTAAACAAAAGGTGCGTTCAGACGAAGTGGATTTGTACACACACCGCTCAGAAGACGGAGAACCCTGGGCAATACGCGGGTTATTTGCCCCCGAGATGAACGAGCCGATATTTGCCGAGTATCTAATGTCAGAACCCATAATGAAATACACGCGCGCTTTTTTGGGCACGCAGTTGCAATTGGGAGGCTCCCTCATCTTCACAAATCCATATCAAGCGGATTACGGTTTTGGCTGGCACCGGGATTTTGGAAGTAAGGAACGCGACGGATCGTATCGGGTAGAAATGGAAATTTTGAATCGTCCCCAAAGGGGTTTGAGGTGGCATCTCGCCCTGGTGGATGACTATTGTCTGCAAATTGTGCCCGGCAGTCACAAAAGGTATCGCACCGCCCACGAGCGCAGGTGCTTGTTAGAAGAACGCCACGACGATATTCCGGGCCAATATGCTGTGCCTCTCAAAGCAGGGCAAACCGTGTTTTGGACTGGCAATTTAATTCACCGCGGAGTAATGAAAAAGGATGTGGAGCGATTGACCCTGTCCGGAAGCTGGAGTATGTACGCTAAAGATAGTAAACCCTCCGAAGTGGACCCGCGTCTGAAGTGGATGCTCGCGGACAATGTGCGTGAATTTTTGCCAAAAGAAATGCGCCCATTGTACGACCGGTGGCGAGTATTGCAAAAAAGCTAA
- a CDS encoding alginate lyase family protein, translating to MIGPRLSDATFFKALDLSRADMGAVKRAVEMRDWTGARRAFAEHVRTREYPRWFSDWRNRSEPQDRDAEVELVRVGDRAIRDVDLEKADRIAANTLMSCDVEEAFGDVINWELDPINYREWTWQLSRHPFWVTLGQAYWKTGDEKYARAFGRQMRHWIEHVLMPVGEDGNTWKDDAEMGTNRTNCWRTIECGIRMGQTWPAAFYYFLSSETFGDDDVCLMVKSMVEHARHLTLWPRGGNWQTMQANGQYHVGALFPEFKEAASWRGIAMQSLYEELDEQVYPDGAQIELSSGYHQVSLRNFVMALAIARLNDLSLPEDYIAKLERMYHYDLYLAMPNLRLPALNDGGQTDIAPYMQGGFKFFPERTDFQWAGFGRAEGTKPQTLSCIFPYAGHFVMRSGWEPDDLYLFFDGGPFGYGHQHEDKLNIMLYAHGRVHVVDPGNYPYDSSQWRTYVLSTRAHNTVMVDGMEQNQRGKSREDYVVSEPLPHTWISNEKCDYASASYDLGYGSERDQTVTHTRSILFVKSEFWIVTDILRPSDEASHMYEAMFHLDADDAEVLANGRGVITRNSGGESNLGIYAISTKPIDVRIVSGQEEPAVQGWIPRGGPYQCEPIPTAIFKVVGDGPTLMSYVLYPVKAGEGSPVAHVEYIPAVGDNGRVAIAGRIALRDGREIYFVQSEVGEGWIRVSDGETDAEVGAMELVDGWVNKIALANGQIVRVYGQEIREGQMV from the coding sequence ATGATTGGTCCGCGGTTGAGCGATGCAACATTTTTTAAGGCACTCGATTTGTCGCGTGCGGATATGGGGGCTGTAAAAAGGGCGGTAGAGATGCGAGATTGGACGGGTGCGCGGCGTGCGTTTGCAGAACACGTTCGCACGCGGGAATATCCGCGATGGTTTTCTGATTGGCGAAATCGGTCAGAGCCACAGGACCGGGATGCAGAGGTCGAACTGGTGCGCGTGGGAGATCGCGCGATCAGAGATGTTGATCTCGAAAAGGCTGACCGCATTGCGGCAAATACGCTGATGAGTTGCGATGTGGAAGAGGCGTTTGGAGATGTGATCAATTGGGAATTGGATCCGATCAATTACAGGGAATGGACGTGGCAGTTGTCGCGCCACCCGTTTTGGGTCACGCTGGGGCAGGCGTATTGGAAAACGGGTGATGAAAAATATGCCAGGGCATTCGGGAGACAGATGCGGCACTGGATTGAACATGTGCTGATGCCAGTGGGTGAGGATGGCAATACCTGGAAAGACGATGCAGAGATGGGTACGAATCGCACGAATTGCTGGCGCACGATTGAATGTGGGATTCGGATGGGACAGACGTGGCCTGCGGCGTTTTACTATTTTCTTTCGTCTGAAACATTTGGAGATGACGATGTGTGTTTGATGGTGAAGAGTATGGTCGAACACGCACGACATCTCACGTTATGGCCGCGCGGTGGCAACTGGCAGACGATGCAGGCCAATGGGCAATATCACGTTGGAGCATTGTTTCCCGAGTTTAAAGAAGCTGCAAGCTGGCGCGGGATTGCAATGCAGTCTTTGTATGAAGAATTGGATGAGCAGGTTTATCCCGATGGCGCGCAGATTGAGTTGTCGAGTGGATATCATCAGGTGAGTTTGCGAAATTTTGTGATGGCGCTCGCGATTGCGCGGTTGAATGATTTGTCTCTGCCGGAGGATTATATCGCAAAATTGGAGCGGATGTATCACTACGATCTGTATTTGGCTATGCCCAATTTGCGATTGCCCGCGCTCAATGACGGCGGCCAGACGGATATCGCGCCCTATATGCAGGGTGGGTTCAAATTTTTTCCAGAACGGACGGATTTTCAATGGGCGGGTTTTGGGCGCGCTGAAGGAACAAAGCCGCAAACCCTGTCGTGCATTTTTCCATACGCGGGGCATTTTGTTATGCGTTCGGGATGGGAACCGGATGATCTCTATCTCTTTTTTGACGGTGGTCCGTTTGGCTATGGGCATCAGCACGAAGATAAGCTGAATATCATGCTGTACGCACACGGTCGTGTGCATGTGGTGGATCCGGGGAATTATCCATACGATTCGTCGCAGTGGCGCACTTATGTGCTATCAACCCGCGCGCACAATACGGTGATGGTGGATGGGATGGAGCAGAATCAGCGCGGGAAGTCAAGAGAGGATTACGTGGTGTCCGAGCCGCTTCCGCATACGTGGATTTCAAATGAGAAATGCGATTATGCGTCGGCGAGTTACGATTTGGGATATGGGTCTGAGAGGGATCAGACGGTTACACATACGCGGTCGATTTTGTTTGTGAAATCCGAGTTCTGGATAGTGACGGATATTCTCAGGCCCTCGGATGAGGCGTCTCACATGTATGAAGCGATGTTTCATCTGGATGCGGATGATGCCGAGGTGCTGGCGAATGGGCGCGGTGTTATAACGAGAAACAGTGGGGGAGAGAGCAATCTGGGCATTTATGCCATTTCGACAAAGCCGATAGATGTGCGGATTGTAAGCGGACAGGAAGAGCCGGCCGTGCAGGGGTGGATTCCCCGAGGGGGACCCTATCAATGCGAACCTATTCCAACGGCAATTTTCAAAGTAGTGGGCGATGGTCCCACGTTGATGTCATACGTTTTATATCCCGTAAAAGCGGGTGAAGGATCTCCTGTAGCACATGTGGAATATATTCCCGCGGTGGGGGACAATGGGCGAGTTGCGATTGCCGGGCGGATTGCGTTGCGCGATGGCAGGGAGATTTATTTTGTGCAATCAGAAGTCGGCGAGGGGTGGATACGCGTTTCTGATGGGGAGACCGATGCCGAAGTTGGCGCGATGGAATTGGTCGATGGATGGGTAAATAAAATAGCTCTCGCAAATGGACAAATAGTGCGGGTATATGGACAGGAGATTCGGGAGGGGCAGATGGTGTAA
- a CDS encoding mandelate racemase/muconate lactonizing enzyme family protein, with amino-acid sequence MKITHIEAIHLRLPEVVEAADGTQDCLIVRVHTDEGITGLGEVVSCSYVAKAVIEAPRSAPFRHGLSAIITGMDALDFDAIHNAMIEGVSWYGPGGVARQAMSGIDMALWDIWGKAEGKAVRKLLREDAADAVPVYASVLWPECPELVQESASAFLAQGYQSVKYGWAPMGPDADLDEALVAAAREALGPDVNLMVDAGRAWDAETALERVARFEKYNVFWLEEPLHPFDVQGYGELSTRSSIPIAGGEAMTLVSEYADLLHNGKLHFVQPDLGRVGGITGGLAIEKLANETGARAVPHAFGTGVLLAASAQWAAASEQPLTEYTRAPSPLAQKLAQHDMVFRNGALHLTDQPGLGVDLDEDVVAEFRVM; translated from the coding sequence ATGAAAATTACCCATATTGAAGCCATTCACCTGCGGTTGCCAGAAGTTGTAGAGGCAGCAGATGGAACTCAGGACTGCCTGATCGTGCGAGTGCATACCGATGAGGGCATAACGGGATTGGGTGAAGTCGTATCGTGTTCCTATGTAGCCAAAGCCGTAATTGAAGCACCGCGCTCTGCGCCATTTCGCCATGGCCTATCAGCGATTATAACCGGCATGGACGCGCTGGATTTTGACGCAATTCACAACGCCATGATCGAAGGCGTATCATGGTATGGTCCAGGCGGCGTGGCGCGACAGGCCATGAGTGGCATTGACATGGCACTGTGGGATATTTGGGGCAAAGCCGAAGGCAAAGCCGTGCGCAAGCTGTTGCGAGAAGATGCGGCAGATGCAGTGCCTGTCTATGCGAGTGTCCTGTGGCCCGAGTGTCCGGAATTGGTACAGGAATCCGCGAGCGCATTTTTGGCACAGGGCTATCAGTCTGTAAAATACGGCTGGGCGCCAATGGGACCAGATGCAGATTTGGACGAGGCACTGGTCGCAGCGGCACGAGAGGCTTTGGGACCAGATGTAAATTTGATGGTAGATGCCGGTCGCGCGTGGGATGCGGAAACCGCGTTGGAGCGCGTGGCGCGATTTGAAAAATACAATGTATTCTGGCTCGAGGAGCCATTGCATCCATTTGACGTGCAGGGATACGGCGAACTCTCAACGAGGTCGTCCATCCCAATTGCAGGAGGCGAAGCAATGACTCTGGTAAGCGAATACGCCGACTTGTTGCACAATGGCAAACTCCACTTTGTACAACCCGACCTGGGGCGCGTAGGCGGGATTACCGGCGGCCTGGCAATTGAAAAATTGGCGAACGAGACGGGGGCACGTGCCGTGCCTCACGCATTTGGCACTGGCGTCTTGTTGGCAGCATCTGCCCAATGGGCCGCAGCGAGCGAACAACCGCTGACAGAATATACGCGAGCGCCATCTCCCCTGGCACAAAAGCTGGCCCAACACGATATGGTATTTCGAAATGGCGCCTTACATCTGACAGATCAACCCGGACTGGGCGTGGATCTGGATGAAGACGTGGTTGCCGAGTTCCGGGTAATGTAG
- the fsa gene encoding fructose-6-phosphate aldolase, protein MKFFIDTANLDEIREAQAMGVLDGVTTNPSLMSQEEGEFEDIIRAICGIVYGPVSAEVVSTDTEGMIAEARRNAAIHEQVVVKIPITPDGLKAIKTCSDEGIRVNVTLCFSANQALMAAKAGATYISPFIGRLDDLGQDGMELISTVRQIYDNYGFDTQVLAASLRSPKHVVECALAGADVATLPPDVLSKLLAHPLTDIGLERFLNDWRAWQAAKNSDPVVV, encoded by the coding sequence ATGAAGTTCTTTATCGATACAGCCAATTTAGACGAAATCCGCGAAGCCCAGGCCATGGGTGTGCTGGATGGCGTGACGACAAATCCCTCTCTTATGTCGCAGGAAGAGGGAGAATTTGAAGACATCATTCGCGCAATTTGCGGAATTGTATATGGACCGGTAAGTGCCGAGGTAGTCAGCACCGACACCGAAGGCATGATCGCCGAAGCGCGCCGAAATGCTGCAATCCACGAACAGGTAGTGGTGAAAATTCCGATTACGCCAGATGGTCTAAAAGCGATCAAAACGTGTTCGGATGAAGGGATTCGCGTAAACGTAACCCTTTGCTTCTCCGCAAATCAGGCACTGATGGCCGCCAAAGCAGGCGCAACTTATATCAGCCCATTCATCGGCCGCCTGGATGATTTGGGACAAGACGGCATGGAGCTGATCAGCACAGTCCGCCAGATTTACGACAATTATGGATTTGACACCCAGGTGTTGGCCGCGAGTTTGCGCTCGCCCAAACACGTCGTCGAATGCGCCCTCGCTGGCGCAGATGTGGCGACCCTCCCGCCCGATGTATTGAGCAAATTACTCGCACACCCCTTAACCGACATCGGTCTGGAACGCTTCCTCAACGACTGGCGCGCCTGGCAAGCCGCAAAGAACAGTGATCCCGTGGTGGTTTAA
- a CDS encoding adenylate kinase yields MAPDKMRRLIVVGTCGSGKTTLAAEIARRLHVTHIELDALHWGPNWTPVDLEVFRTNTEEALKSDSWAVDGNYSKVRDIVWSRADTVVWLRYSLFVIYRQLMRRTLRRVWCKEVLWSGNREEWHNVFARDSLFLWAITSNRKHRRRYPLLFEEYDHLKVVVLNSPREMRQWLQETFPEK; encoded by the coding sequence ATGGCTCCAGACAAGATGCGGCGACTTATCGTAGTGGGCACCTGCGGGTCGGGCAAGACAACTTTAGCGGCTGAGATCGCCCGGCGACTGCATGTCACTCACATTGAACTGGATGCTCTGCATTGGGGACCAAACTGGACACCGGTTGATCTCGAAGTTTTTAGGACAAATACAGAAGAAGCGCTGAAGAGTGACAGTTGGGCAGTGGATGGAAATTATAGCAAGGTGCGCGATATTGTGTGGTCACGAGCCGATACAGTGGTGTGGTTGCGGTATTCGCTTTTTGTCATTTACCGGCAGCTTATGCGGCGTACCTTGAGACGGGTGTGGTGTAAAGAGGTGTTGTGGAGTGGTAACAGGGAAGAGTGGCACAATGTGTTTGCACGCGATTCCCTGTTTTTGTGGGCAATAACTTCCAATCGCAAACACCGCCGCCGTTATCCGTTATTATTCGAAGAGTACGATCATTTGAAGGTTGTGGTATTGAATTCGCCCAGAGAAATGCGCCAGTGGCTACAAGAGACTTTTCCCGAGAAATAG
- a CDS encoding polyprenyl synthetase family protein, translating into METRLKNYLETWVPRIDEEMYQFLPKDKDPVDFLYAPMRDYPQRGGKRFRSALVLLGIEAFGGDPNVGLRTAAAFELFQSFALVHDDIEDASLMRRGKPCLHLIHGIPLSINVGDALYSKVFEILQANREILGETTTLDLLREMIQGAQTTFEGQALDIGWIDAEVIPDVRDFVDMLRRKTGWYSGRGPCTMGAIIAGAGNDMKRAIGDFGEAIAVAFQIRDDLLNIVVEDTDATLAPTTTSGGYGKERGGDIAEGKRTLMVIDLLNHCAPEENQKVREILDRDRDATSQEDVEWVIDLMGRYGAIEKAQRACQTRAESADARLAQLPPSESREVLKEMCSFLVERVF; encoded by the coding sequence GACGAGGAAATGTATCAGTTCTTACCCAAAGATAAAGATCCAGTTGATTTTTTGTACGCACCTATGCGCGATTATCCCCAGCGCGGTGGCAAGCGGTTCAGATCGGCACTGGTGCTACTGGGCATTGAAGCATTTGGGGGCGATCCCAATGTAGGGTTGCGAACGGCTGCTGCTTTTGAGTTATTTCAGTCCTTTGCCCTGGTACACGACGATATAGAGGATGCCTCTTTAATGCGGCGCGGAAAACCGTGTTTGCATCTGATACACGGGATTCCACTGAGCATTAACGTGGGCGACGCGCTTTATTCAAAAGTATTTGAAATATTGCAGGCAAATCGCGAAATTTTAGGAGAAACAACAACGCTCGATTTGCTTCGTGAAATGATCCAGGGCGCACAAACAACATTTGAGGGACAGGCATTGGATATCGGCTGGATTGATGCCGAAGTCATTCCCGATGTACGCGATTTTGTTGACATGCTGCGGCGCAAAACGGGATGGTATAGCGGCCGCGGTCCCTGTACTATGGGCGCGATTATTGCGGGTGCTGGCAATGACATGAAGCGGGCGATTGGCGATTTTGGCGAAGCCATAGCTGTTGCATTTCAAATTCGCGATGACTTGCTCAACATCGTCGTTGAAGATACCGATGCAACATTGGCACCTACAACCACATCCGGAGGGTATGGCAAAGAACGCGGCGGGGACATCGCCGAGGGCAAGCGCACCTTGATGGTCATTGATTTGCTCAACCACTGTGCGCCAGAAGAAAATCAAAAAGTGCGCGAAATCCTGGATCGAGATCGAGATGCAACATCGCAAGAAGACGTCGAGTGGGTAATTGACTTGATGGGAAGATATGGCGCAATTGAAAAAGCGCAACGGGCTTGCCAGACGCGCGCCGAATCTGCAGACGCGCGCCTCGCTCAGTTGCCCCCGTCGGAATCGAGAGAAGTACTCAAAGAAATGTGTTCATTTTTGGTCGAGCGCGTATTTTAA
- a CDS encoding sulfatase, with the protein MNVICICLDTFRADIVGPNQKLSFVDTPNMDAFAAESVVFERAFGECQPTLQTRRGLFTGRRTFPWRYNFDRRGHWHHAPGWHKIPPEQDTLAEILVANGYMTGLVADTYHMFKPTMNYTRGFVTYDFIRGQESDNWRFGTRESIEDLLRPHVREPINWGRHVGLMQYMFNQKFRQREEDYSCARVFRRAADWLSENANNAPFFLWIDSFDPHEPWDPPREYTDRYMPDWDGKDFITPGAGNEGDGVSDAERERIKALYFGEVTLVDRWVGHLLDRVDDLGLKGDTIVMLMSDHGTQVLDHGQFGKGADRLHPYNTRLNWMVRHPDVCKRVSGFVQAHDLLPTVLGLLDIPCQAVDGTDVWPLVTGEMDAVRDHVVIGWASFSTGPATGRVSVRDDQWNYTVSLNDVNNEELFDLAADPDENTNVAADHPDVVVLQRSRIQAVIHQPLPATFNEVCDNAPSPSALFVQGRRRMG; encoded by the coding sequence ATGAATGTAATTTGCATTTGTCTGGATACGTTTCGCGCCGATATTGTCGGGCCAAATCAGAAGCTGAGTTTTGTCGATACGCCGAATATGGATGCGTTTGCCGCAGAGTCCGTGGTGTTTGAACGGGCTTTCGGGGAATGCCAGCCGACGCTGCAGACGCGGCGGGGTTTGTTTACGGGGCGGCGCACCTTTCCCTGGCGATACAATTTTGATCGGCGCGGGCACTGGCATCACGCGCCTGGTTGGCACAAAATTCCGCCGGAACAAGATACGCTCGCTGAAATTCTGGTGGCGAATGGGTATATGACCGGGTTGGTCGCCGATACGTATCACATGTTTAAGCCGACGATGAATTATACGCGCGGATTTGTGACGTATGATTTTATTCGCGGGCAGGAGAGCGACAACTGGCGGTTTGGCACGCGGGAATCGATTGAAGATTTGTTGCGCCCGCATGTGCGTGAACCAATCAACTGGGGTCGGCATGTTGGGTTGATGCAGTACATGTTCAATCAGAAGTTTCGGCAACGCGAAGAGGATTACAGTTGTGCGCGTGTGTTTCGGCGTGCGGCAGATTGGTTGAGCGAAAATGCAAACAATGCGCCGTTTTTTCTATGGATTGATTCTTTTGATCCGCACGAACCATGGGATCCGCCGCGGGAATATACGGATCGGTATATGCCCGATTGGGATGGGAAGGATTTTATTACACCCGGGGCTGGAAATGAAGGCGATGGGGTGAGCGATGCGGAGAGAGAACGGATCAAGGCGCTTTATTTTGGCGAGGTCACGCTGGTGGATCGCTGGGTGGGGCACTTGCTGGATCGGGTCGATGATCTGGGTTTGAAAGGCGATACGATTGTGATGTTGATGTCAGATCACGGCACACAGGTACTGGATCACGGGCAATTTGGCAAAGGGGCTGATCGCCTGCATCCGTACAACACGCGGTTGAACTGGATGGTACGACATCCCGATGTGTGCAAGCGCGTTTCGGGTTTTGTTCAGGCACACGATTTGTTGCCCACTGTGTTGGGCTTGCTGGATATTCCCTGCCAAGCGGTGGATGGCACAGATGTCTGGCCGCTGGTGACGGGAGAGATGGATGCTGTGCGGGATCACGTTGTGATTGGCTGGGCCAGTTTTTCAACCGGGCCAGCCACGGGCAGGGTATCGGTGCGCGATGATCAGTGGAATTATACGGTGAGTTTGAATGATGTGAACAATGAAGAACTCTTTGACCTTGCAGCCGATCCCGATGAGAATACCAATGTCGCCGCAGATCATCCCGATGTGGTGGTTTTACAAAGATCGCGCATCCAGGCGGTGATTCACCAACCCCTGCCCGCTACGTTTAACGAAGTGTGCGACAACGCGCCCTCACCGAGTGCCCTGTTTGTGCAGGGGAGAAGAAGAATGGGTTAA
- a CDS encoding DUF4097 family beta strand repeat-containing protein, translating into MISRQLFICFLAALFTLPASAAEKREEIVEYTLDFAPGKKLSVNARNGGITLKTWTSDQVLVRAVKKAKASDEEGAEELLETTTIEIEETDSGIEIRTQRPDNKWNLFKDWNISVNYTITVPQSVRLDLETVNGSISIPSTTGNVKSETVNGSIKINGTRGAIDVETVNGKVNLTEIIGGVNAETVNGSIEIAIAEQIQDDIRAETVNGRLQLSLPPDFQGHIQAKSTIGHIDTEFPIEVKGRVGGRISKSLRGNLNGGNGPNIKLQTLNGGIDIKQL; encoded by the coding sequence ATGATCTCGCGCCAACTTTTTATATGTTTTCTTGCCGCATTATTCACACTCCCGGCCAGTGCCGCGGAAAAACGCGAAGAAATCGTCGAATACACCCTTGATTTTGCCCCTGGCAAAAAGCTCTCTGTAAACGCCCGCAATGGCGGAATCACGCTTAAAACCTGGACGAGCGATCAGGTCCTTGTCCGCGCCGTAAAAAAAGCAAAAGCGAGCGATGAAGAAGGCGCCGAAGAACTACTCGAAACCACCACCATCGAAATTGAAGAAACAGATAGCGGTATAGAGATTCGCACCCAACGCCCCGACAACAAGTGGAACCTGTTTAAGGACTGGAATATAAGCGTAAACTATACGATCACAGTCCCCCAAAGCGTACGCCTGGATCTCGAGACCGTCAACGGAAGTATTTCTATCCCCTCGACCACGGGCAATGTGAAAAGCGAAACCGTGAATGGCAGTATCAAAATCAATGGCACGCGAGGCGCAATTGATGTCGAAACCGTGAACGGCAAAGTCAATCTCACTGAGATTATCGGCGGCGTAAATGCCGAAACCGTGAATGGCAGCATTGAAATCGCAATTGCCGAGCAAATACAGGACGACATTCGTGCAGAAACTGTAAACGGGCGGTTGCAACTATCCCTTCCCCCAGACTTTCAAGGTCACATTCAGGCCAAAAGTACGATAGGCCATATTGATACAGAATTTCCAATTGAAGTCAAAGGGCGCGTTGGCGGGCGCATTAGCAAGTCCCTCCGTGGCAACCTCAATGGCGGAAATGGCCCGAATATCAAACTCCAAACCCTCAACGGCGGCATCGACATCAAACAGCTATAA